A section of the Triticum dicoccoides isolate Atlit2015 ecotype Zavitan chromosome 7A, WEW_v2.0, whole genome shotgun sequence genome encodes:
- the LOC119331901 gene encoding uncharacterized protein LOC119331901 — protein MAPNFGRSISFPLTPTRSFSKSSRHLRSVSLPGTTSSHPLLANLHAHIAAVRSWIQDTASLQAGLANIHALHAALADLLLLPASVAALQCTTSNTGDRLLDAFLLLADAHQGFQECLLELRQAAAESRTALRRGDTGRLASASRSQHRAEKDLARLAASVSTISSKCARLNLVAVSGEEAEMAYALVEAAAASAAASAALFSAAASMSSAASTCKKTATFIPAFATRKVTAQETAEVAMERLCALERCLHECDGACDLVFRSIVQTRVSLLNIMTPTI, from the coding sequence ATGGCTCCCAACTTCGGCCGTTCCATCTCCTTCCCTCTCACCCCGACGAGGTCCTTCTCAAAGTCGTCCCGCCACCTCCGCTCTGTCAGCCTCCCCGGCACGACCTCCTCCCACCCGCTCCTCGCCAACCTccacgcccacatcgccgccgtccGTTCCTGGATCCAGGACACGGCCTCCCTCCAGGCCGGCCTCGCCAACATCCACGCGCTCCACGCCGCGCtcgccgacctcctcctcctcccagcgTCCGTGGCCGCGCTTCAGTGCACCACCAGCAATACCGGCGACCGCCTTCtagacgccttcctcctcctcgccgacGCGCACCAGGGCTTCCAGGAGTGCCTCCTAGAGCTCAGGCAGGCCGCCGCTGAGTCCCGCACTGCACTCCGCAGAGGGGACACGGGCAGGCTCGCGTCCGCCTCCAGGTCCCAGCACAGGGCCGAGAAGGACCTCGCCCGCCTCGCCGCGTCGGTCTCCACCATCTCCTCCAAGTGCGCGCGCCTGAACCTCGTCGCCGTTAGCGGCGAGGAGGCCGAGATGGCCTATGCTCTTGTGGAGGCGGCCGCTGCCAGCGCTGCGGCCTCCGCGGCCTTGTTCTCGGCCGCTGCGTCCATGTCGTCTGCGGCGTCGACTTGCAAGAAGACGGCCACGTTTATTCCGGCGTTCGCCACCAGGAAGGTCACCGCACAGGAGACGGCCGAGGTGGCCATGGAGAGGCTGTGCGCGCTGGAACGGTGCCTCCACGAGTGCGACGGTGCCTGCGACTTGGTGTTCAGGAGCATTGTGCAGACCAGAGTTTCACTGCTCAACATCATGACGCCCACCATCTAG